The DNA window TTTAGTTTATCCACATGTTGCTTCAGCAGTGTGAGCCACTGAGCATCAGCAATCACACAGAGTGTCCTGCCACCCCTGGTCTCCAAACTGCAAGAACACCATATCATTACAGTCAGAGTGACAGTGTCATGGATGCAATGCAATAATGCAATGTGCTCATAAGTCCTGAATCCAATAGATAGAGCATCCACCACAAATAGCTAGAACTTACACTGTGGCATCAATGGCACAGCCCTTTCCAGCAATCTGTCGATGGTAATTTATAACAAAAGATTTGCCAATCGGTTTGTTTGAGACTTCCAAGCAGCAGTCAATGGGCATCTGCGCCAGTGTCACTGAAAGTCAAAGAAGATCAGATCAGCATAAATTATTATCCTCTGCAGGCCTCAAAGGTGTCTGTTACTGGGTTATACACATAAttctataataataacacaaaacctTTCCACTTCTCCACTTCTCATCATGACCCAGTCATTATACTGTACTGCTACAGTAGCATATGCTCTGATGTTGGAATATACAGAGCATGAGGATGGCCAGTCACATGCACAAGTTAATTGTTTTTGAAGTTGCatatgtgttagtgtgtgtgagagagagtgcTGGGGAGTGGCAGGTTGACACTTTCCATCTCATTGAACATTTGAGCAGTGAGGTTTTACTGCAGGATAACAATACAGACATCTGTTTGAAACTTCAAACGTGCATAAATCAGGTTGCGCAAAATGTATCTGCAGTTGGAGGTGATCAAGTAGAGCCTTAAATGCCTGTAGTAAAAATCCATGAACAAATTTAGTGCTTGGTTTTATTACTTGGTCAAACATTGCCTGGTTCCAGCCTCATAAATTTACTCTACACTTTGATGCTTTACCTTGTCTTATATTATAGTACTGTGAATACGTTTGAGCGTTGGATGGATCAGACAAACATGATGTTTAATTAAGTGCCCTTAGCTCTAGGAAGCCGAGAGCAGAACTTGGTGAAGGAACTGGTGACTTTAGAGCTTCCCTTACATGCAGCTATCATCACTCTGGATGCAGTGACTTCCTCTTTGAGTGACAAGTGGTGTAAAAACAGCTCCCATCATTTACTCAATAACAAAGTATAGAAATACTACATACCACACAAGTATATAGAAAAGTATTACTTTAAAGTACCAAAAGTACTTTTGCAGAAAGGCTCAAATTGCATCAATGTGTATGATAATAATGGGTTATAACTGATGCAATAATGTGGtcatcactttaatgttgcaCCCAGTGATACTTGTACTCTTAACACTGCAGAATTCACACACATAACAACTACACACTTCTATACACACAAAAGCTGccttgttagttttttttttgtaattttattggGAATTCCAGGGGTTAAACTTTAACTTTCAAGTACAACAAAATGAAGTTTGAGCTGATATAGTACAAAGGATGTACCAGTAACACACCCTGCATAGAAAAAACTCATTGGCATTGTGTTTGCTTTGCTCCTTTGTGCTGATAAGTAATATTCAGATGTAACAAAACCtttctgtataaatacattACTGGAGGTTAAATACTTGAAACTCGTCAAGCCTGCTTCAGCTACGGCTACTTTTATCTGCTCTGTAAAGTACCTGTTGCTACTTATTGCAGTGTTATGGCTCCTAGATCCTAGGTGCTTTTTTGTCTCATTAAAGTGCTTTCCCTTACAGATTAAAGTCCAATCACAGACAACAAACTGCACTTATTTTCTCAGATACAATTGTGATGATAGACCAGCAAGAAGAATTTGGAGAAACTACTGGGGCGGCGGATGAATGGAGAATTTCCCCTTTTCTTACTTGCTCACTGTGTAAACTGCTTCCTTTTGGAGCCATGCCACAAAGATTAGCTCAGATACATCCTGTCATCTTTTTCAGCTCTCAAAGTTGGGTCATGACTCATGACCCTATGCATCAGAGATATCACAGTTCAAAAGCCTGGGAGGATGCCTGTGAAAACTCACCTGTGCAGTAGCAGGTGATGACGAGGATGCAGAAGAAGATCTTGGCATCAAACCCTGGAGCCATGTCTGGTTGCTGAGTGGTTGAGGTTGTCTCTTCGTCTCTTTAGAGGCTGGCTGATAAAGAGCCTGTTCTTCCTTTCAACACCTATAGTGGCAAAGAAAGTGAGGTGACTGCCTCTATCTGCCGTCTGCCGCCCTTTATAGTGTCCACTCAGTTTCACTTTCGTATTTTAGGACCTCCTCcgatgccccccccccccacttaAAAGAATGTGTCATTAGTTGAATAGCTCAAGCAAATTGAACCACATATCTTTACTCCCTCCCAATGAGAAATTCCCTTTTCTTAGATATTGTTTATCAGGCCTTTATTTCCCAGACATGCACACCACTCTTCTGAGATAACAGGAACATACTTTGGCACACTTTGAGTCAGGTCACATACACACTTCTCTAATCAATCAAACAATCAACAGCAGTTCATGATTTAACCCTGTATCCATGactcaatatttacatttaataaatgcagGGAAATAAAAAGTCAATATAACTTGCACAAactaaaatttttaaaaagtacggtttctattttttccactttatgACATATAAAGtggaaacacacatacacataacacTGGTCTCTGCACAAAAATCATCACTTCAATAGTGACTTGAATAAACTGCACAATGTATTCAAAGAAATAGCTCAGTTCTCTCTCACTTTCGATTTGTCTTGCAGGTTTGGAAGGAGGCCAGTCAGAACACAGTCTACAACATGTGTAGGAAACCTTAAATATAGCTAAACTAAATTCATAAGCTActaatttctaattttttttatgACTTTCCTGCTCAAATATCAGGCATTTCGATGATTTGACtagggtgtgtttgtggtctATGTGGTCCAGCTGATTTTACTGCCAGGTTTTCAGTTTCTGCCC is part of the Anabas testudineus chromosome 9, fAnaTes1.2, whole genome shotgun sequence genome and encodes:
- the ccl19a.1 gene encoding C-C motif chemokine 19a.1, with protein sequence MAPGFDAKIFFCILVITCYCTVTLAQMPIDCCLEVSNKPIGKSFVINYHRQIAGKGCAIDATVLETRGGRTLCVIADAQWLTLLKQHVDKLKRDCKKTKYMGRRCAHVKRE